The stretch of DNA CTGAACCCGCCGCGCCCGATGCCGAACGAGCCGGATCGCCCGGAGACGTTTGCACCCGTCCGGACATCGAGGGCGGCACGCTCGGAATCCGACATGAACCAGCTTTGGGCCAGCGGACGGACCAGGAGGTTGCAGAGGAATCCGGCCACCAGGAAGCCCGCGAGCACGTACATGGTCCGGCCGTAGAGATCCGCACCCTGAACACCGGCAGCGATCTGCGCCTCGCGGATCTTGGTGATCACGAAGGGCCCGACGATGCCGGCCATCGACCACGCGGTGAGCAGGCGTCCGTGGATGGCGCCCACGAACTGCGTGCCGAACACGTCGGCGAGGTAGGCCGGGACCGTCGCGAAGCCACCGCCATACATCGACAGGATCACGCAGAAGAAGGCGACGAACAGGGCCTGCGAGCCGATGCCGGCCGCCCAGGGCGCGGCCGCGTAGAGCACGCCGCCGAGCGCGAAGAAGATCGCGTAGGTGACCTTGCGACCGATCCGGTCCGACATCGAGGCCCAGAAGAACCGGCCGAGGATGTTGAACAGGGAGAGCAGGCCGACGAAGCCGGCGGCGATCGCCGCGACCTGCGCCTTCTGGCTCGCGTCGAGGGCGGAGAAGCCGGTGCCGGGCAGGCCGATCAGCTCACCGCCGAAGATCTCCTGAAGCATCGGTGAGGCCAGCGCCAGCACGCCGATGCCCGCGGACACGTTGAGGAACAGGACGAGCCAGATCATCCAGAACTGGACGGTCTTGTGCGCGTCCCGCAGGTGGACGTGGCCGGAGGCGATCATGGCGTTCTTGGCAGCCGGAGCCGTCCAGCCGTCCGGACGCCAGCCGGCCGGCGGCACCCGGTAGCCGAAGGCGCCGCCCAGCATGAACAGGATGTAGCCGACGCCCATCACCGCGAGCGTCTGCCAGACGCCGGCCGAGTCGGCGGTCCGGAAGCTCTTGATCAGGCTGTCGGCCAGGGGCGAGCCGATCATCGCGCCGCCGCCGAAGCCCATGATCGCCATGCCGGTGGCCATGCCGCGCCGGTCCGGGAACCACTTGATCAGCGTCGAGACCGGGGAGATGTAGCCGAGGCCGAGCCCGATGCCGCCGATCAAGCCCATGCCGAGCCAGATCAGCCAGAGCTGGTGGACGTAGACTCCGAGGGCGCCGATCAGGAAGCCGCCGCCCCAGCACAGGGCGGCCACGATGCCGGCCTTGCGCGGGCCCGCGCGCTCCAGCCAGCCGCCGAACAGGGCGGCCGACAGGCCAAGCACGACGATGCCGATGGAGAAGACCGTCACGAGGTCGCTGACGCGCCAATCGCAGGTGGTGGTGAACAGGGCCGTCATCACGCCCATATCGGCACAGGCGGCGGCCGCCGGCTTCCCGACGGAGAGCGCCCGCGTCAGGGGCAGCCAGAACACCGACAGGCCGTAGGCCATGCCGATGCAGAGATGGATCGCGAGAGCGGCGGGCGGGACCAACCATCGGTTGAAGCCCGGTTTTGCGACGATGCGCTCGCGCGAGAGCAGACCCGGCGCGACATCGGGCGCGACCGCGCCCGTGACCCCAAGACTCATGACGTCATCCTCTTCGGCGGCCACGTGGATGGGCCGCGCGTGAAAGGATGATGCGCGATCTGTGTGCAGGGTGCCAGCGCCACTCCACGCTGAGGCGACAGTTTTAATCCTGATTGCAACCTTTTGTATGCACGGTGCCGAACGAAAGAGGCCCCGCAGGGGCCCAAGTCTCAGACTCTCCGCACTTCGACCCCGGTCTCAACCCGCGTCGCTGGCGCCCGCCCCGGCGAGCTGCGGATCCCGGGTTGCCGGACGCACAGGGCTGTCGGCCGCCGGCTCCTCGCCGTGCAGCGCCCGCCGCACGTAGCTGTCGACCCGGTCGCCCTGCTCCGGCAAGGCGGCCTCGAGATGGGCGATCATCTTGGGTGTCCAGAACGCCTTGATGTGCTTCTGGATCCCGGCAACCGCCTCCTCCTCCGGGTAGGACCGGAAGAAGGTGGCGATCTGGTTCGCCATGCGGACGAGCTTGTCCGCCTGTGTCACGGCACTCATCGGATACTCTTACTCTGCCGCGTCCAGGGTCTGGGCGATCCGGGTCAGGGAGAAGTCCTCTTCGTAGAACTTCGCCTGCCAGTCGGAGGGCCGGTTGGTCCGCCGGACCTGCACCGCCGTCACCTTGTACTCGGGGCAGTTGGTCGCCCAGTCCGAGTAATCGGTGGTGATGACGTTGGCGCCGGTCTTGGCGTGGTGGAAGGTCGTGTAGACTACGCCGGGCTGCATCCGCTCGGAGATCCTGGCCTTCAGGGCGATGTCGCCCGAGCGGCTCTCCAGGGCCACGAGATCGCCGTCGACGATGCCGCGCAGCTCGGCGTCGAACGGGTGGATCTCGAGCACGTCCTCCTCATGCCAGCGCGAGTTCTCGGTGCGCCGCGTCTGCGCGCCGACATTGTACTGGGACAGGATCCGGCCCGTGGTGAGGATCAGCGGGAACTTCGCCCCCGTCCGCTCCTCGGTGGCCACGAACTCGGTGATCATGAACCGGCCCTTGCCGCGGACGAATCGGTCCACGTGCATCATCGGCGTGCCGAGCGGCGCGTTCTCGTTGCAGGGCCACTGCACCGAGCCGAGCTCGTCGAGCTTGGCGTAGGACACGCCGGTGAAGCTCGGGGTGAGCGAGGCGATCTCGTCCATGATCTCGGACGGGTGGCTGTAGTTCATCGGGTAGCCGAGGGCGTTGGAGAGGAGCACCGTGCCCTCCCAGTCGCCGTAGCCGCCCATCGGGGCCATGACCTTGCGGACCCGCGAGATGCGGCGCTCGGCGTTGGTGAAGGTCCCGTCCTTCTCCAGGAACGAGGCGCCCGGCAGGAAGACGTGGGCGTATTTCGCGGTCTCGTTCAGGAACAGGTCCTGGACGACGATGCACTCCATCGCCATCAGGCCCGAGGTCACGTGGTGTGTGTCCGGGTCGGATTGCGCGATGTCCTCGCCCTGGATGTACATGCCCTTGAACGAGCCCTCGACGGCCTCGTCGAGCATGTTGGTGATGCGCAGGCCCGGCGCGCTGTCGAGCTTGGCGCCCCACAGAGCCTCGAAGCTCTCGCGGGTGGCGTCGTCCGACACGTGGCGGTAGCCCGTGAGCTCGTGCGGGAACGAGCCCATGTCGCAGGAGCCCTGGACGTTGTTCTGGCCGCGCAGCGGGTTCACGCCGGCGCCGAGCTTGCCGATATTGCCGGTGGCCATGGCGATGTTGGCCATGCCCATGACCATGGTCGAGCCCTGGCTGTGCTCGGTGACGCCCAGCCCGTAATAGATGCCGGCCGCGCCGCCCTTGGCGTAGAGCCGGGCTGCGCCGCGGACCTCAGCCGGGTCGAGGCCGGTGAATTGCTGCTGCGCCTCCGGGGAGTGACGCTGGTCGGCGATGAAGCGGGCCCAGGACTCGAACTCGGCGAGATCACAGCGGTCGCGGACATAGGCCTCGTCGACCAGCCCCTCGGTGACGATCACGTGCGCCAGCGCGTTGATGAAGGCGACGTTGGAGCCGGGCTTCAGCGGCAGGTGATAGTCGGCCTTGATGTGGGGCGACTTCACGAGGTCGATCTTGCGGGGATCGGCGACGATGAGCTTGGCGCCTTCGCGCAGGCGCTTCTTCATGCGCGAGCCGAAGACCGGGTGGCCGTCGGTCGGGTTGGCGCCGATCACCAGGATCACGTCGGACTTCTCGACGGACTTGAAGTCCTGGGTGCCGGCCGAGGTGCCGAGCGTCGACATCAGGCCGTAGCCGGTCGGCGAGTGGCAGACGCGGGCGCAGGTATCGACGTTGTTGTTGCCGAAGGCGGCGCGCACCAGCTTCTGGACGAGGTAGGCCTCCTCGTTGGTGCAGCGCGACGAGGTGATGCCGCCGACCGAGTCCTTGCCGTACTTGGCCTGGATCCGCTTGAACTCGCTCGCGGCCCGGTCGATGGCTTCGTCCCAAGAAACCTCGCGCCACGGATCCGTGATCTTCTCGCGGATCATCGGCTTGGTGATGCGGTCCTTGTGAGTGGCGTAGCCGTAGGCGAAGCGGCCCTTCACACAGGAATGGCCCTCATTGGCCTTGCCGCCCTTGTAGGGGACCATGCGGACGACGCGCTCGCCCTGCATCTCGGCCTTGAACGAGCAGCCGACACCGCAATACGCGCAGGTCGTCACCTCCGCGTGCTCGGGCTGGCCGAACTCGTGGATCGATTTTTCTTGCAACGTGGCCGTGGGACACGCCTGAACGCAGGCTCCACACGAGACACACTCGGATTCGAAGAAATTGGTCGGGCCGGCCGCCACGCGGCTGTCGAAGCCGCGGCCCGCGATGGTCAGCGCGAAGGTGCCCTGCACCTCCTCGCACGCCCGGACGCAGCGATTGCAGACGATGCACTTCGACGGGTCGTAGGTGAAGTACGGGTTCGACTCGTCCTTCGGCAGGTACTTTTCCGAACTCGGGCGGACGTGGTTATCGCCCTCGTAGCCGTAGCGTACGTCGCGCAGGCCGACGACGCCGGCCTGGGTCTGCAGCTCGCAATCGCCGTTCGCCGCGCAGGTCAGGCAATCGAGGGGGTGATCGGAAATGTAGAGCTCCATCACGCCCTTGCGGAGCTTGGCAAGCTTCTCGTTCTGCGTGTGCACCACCATGCCGTTCTCGGCCGGTGTCGTGCAGGAGGCCGGGGTGCCGCGCCGTCCCTCGATTTCCACGAGGCAGAGGCGGCAGGAGCCGAAGGGCTCCAGCGAATCGGTGGCGCAGAGCTTCGGGATCTGCGTCCCGGCATGCATCGCCGCCGCCATCACAGAGGTGCCGGCCGGCACCGTCACCGACATGCCGTCGATCGTCAGGGTGACGGTCTGCTCCGCAACCCGGATCGGCGTGCCGTAGTCGATCTCCTTGATCAGGCCCATCGACGTCTCCTCACTCGGCCGCGGCCGGCAAATCGCTGGCGCGCCTGAAATCCTCGGGGAAATGGGTGAGCGCGCTCATCACGGGCATCGGCGTGAGCCCGCCCATGGCGCAGAGCGACCCATCGGTCATGACCTCGCAGAGGTCCTCGACCAGCTTCAGGTTCGCCTCCGGCCGGATACCGGCGATCACCTTGTCCATGGTCTCGACGCCGCGGGTGGCGCCGATCCGGCAGGGCGTGCACTTCCCGCACGACTCGGTGGCGCAGAACTCGAAGGCGAAGCGGGCCTGGGCGGCCATGTCGACGGTGTCGTCGAACACCACGATGCCGCCGTGGCCGACGAGGCCCTTCTTGGCCGCCATCGCCTCGTAGTCGAGGGGCGTGTCGAGGAGATGATCGGGGAAGTAGGCCCCGAGCGGCCCGCCGACCTGCACGGCCCGCACCGGCCTCCCGGAGCGGGTGCCGCCGCCGAAATCCTCGATCACCTGACGCAGGGTGATGCCGAAGGCCATCTCGATCAGGCCGCCGTGCTTGACGTTGCCGGCGAGCTGGATCGGCAGGGTGCCGAGCGAGCGGCCCATGCCGTAATCGGCGTAGGCCCTGGCGCCGTTCTCCAGGATCCACGGCACGGCCGTGAAGGTCATGACGTTGTTGACGAGCGTCGGCTTGCCGAGGAACCCCTTGAGCGCCGGGATCGGCGGCTTGGCCCGCACGATGCCGCGCTTGCCCTCCAGGCTCTCCAGCAGCGAGGTCTCCTCGCCGCAGATATAGGCGCCGGCGCCGAGGCGCACTTCCAGGTGGAAGCTTTTGCCCGAGCCCAGGATGTTGTCGCCGAGCACGCCGGCCGTCACGCCGTTGGCGATCGCCTCCTTCAGGGTCGCGAAGGCCTGCGGGTACTCGGAGCGCAGGTAGATGTAGCCGCGGGTGGCGCCGGTCGCCATGCCTGCGATGGTCATGCCCTCGATGAGGTTGAAGGGGTCGCCCTCCATCATCATCCGGTCGGCGAAGGTGCCGGAATCGCCCTCGTCGGCGTTGCAGACCACGTATTTCTGGTCCGCCTTGGCGAGCATCACGGTGTTCCACTTGATGCCGGCCGGGAAGCCGGCGCCGCCCCGACCGCGCAGGCCGGAATCGCGCACTGCCGCGACGATGCCCTCGGCATCGAGCCTGAGGGCGGCCTCGAGGCCGCGATAGCCTCCATGGGTTCGGTAATCGTCGACGGAGACAGGATCGACCACGCCGCAGCGGTGGAAAGTCAGGCGCTGCTGCCGGGCGAGGTAGGGGATTTTTTCAGGATCGCCGAGTCGCAACGGGTGATCGCCGCCGGTGGCGAGGCCGGCATCCAGCAGGGCGTCGACGTCCTTGACCGTCACCGGCCCGTAGGCGACGCGCCCCTCGGGCGTGCCGACCTCGACCATCGGCTCCAGCCAGAACAGGCCACGGGAGCCGGTGCGGACGATGGTGACGTCGAGGCCGCGGCGCTCGGCGCTGGCGAACAGGGCGCGGGCGACCTTGTTGGCGCCGAGACCGAGGGCGACGGCGTCGCGCGGAACGTAGAGCGTGACGCTCACTGGCGCACCTCCGCCAGGGCAGCTTCGAGGGCGTCGGCGGTCAGGTGCGCGACCGGCTCTCCATCGACCAGCGCGGCGGGGCCGTTGGCGCAGAGGCCGAGGCAGTAGACCGGCTCGACCGTGGCGCCGCCGTCGGCGGTGGTCTCGTGCCAGCCGCAGCCGAGGCGGCCGAGGATCTCGCGATGGAGCTCGTCGGAGCCCATGGCCTGGCAGGCCTCGGCCCGGCACAGCTTGACCTCGTGGCGGCCGGCGGGGTGAGCACGGAAGTCATGGTAGAAGGTGATGCAGCCGTGAACCTCGGCACGCGACAGGTTCAGCGCATCCGCGATCAGCGGCACGGCGCCGGAATCCACGTAGCCGAAGGTTTCCTGCAACGCGTGCAGGATCGGCAATGTGGCCCCTTCGAGATGCGTGTGTCCGGCGATGATCCCGGTGGCGCGTTCCGCGCTCCAGGGCTCGTGACGCGCCATGGTTCCCAGCCCAGTCTGTTCCCGTTCTAATGGAAAGAGGAACAGAAATGCCGAATGGCTTCAATCGCGCAGTCCGGTCGCTCGACAAAGGATGTCTGTCGCCCTGTAACTCGCCGCTGGCTGCGATAGGCACGTTCCATTAAAGCGTTGATGCGGGAAAGTTTTTCAGATCTTCCCGGCGTTCAGAATGTCTTGCGTGCGCCGCACCATAGATTTGTGCCCTGCAAGAAATTGCATCCCGCCCTGTCGAGGCCTGACCGTGCGGGCTGCGCTCGCCGTCTTTGCGAACGGAGCGACGCAACCGCGGGTCGCGCAACCTCGGCAAGCTTGGCGTTGCTGGATCGCTTCGCTCCACTCGCAAGGACGGAGGCGCATTCCGAGACCGAGACCGAGACCGAGACCGGGGCCACGGCCGCGTCAGAACTCCATTTCCAGTTCCTCGATCTCATCCGGCTCGTCGGCCGCAGCTTCGGCCCACTCGACCATCAGCGGCCAGTGCAGGATCGTGTCGCGGTAGGCGGCAGCGCGGGGCGGCAGCGCGACGTCGTAGGTGCGAAAGCGCGTGCAGACCGGCGCATACATGGCATCCGCCAAGCAGGGGCGATCACCGAACAGGAACGGTCCGGCGTAGCGGTCCAGGCAATCGTCGAAGATTGTGACGATGCGCTCGATATCGGCCTTCGCGCCGTTGAACACCCGAAAATCAGGATGGAAGGCGCGCAGGTTCATCGGCAGGGCCGAGCGCAAATTGACGAAGCCGGAATGCATCTCGCCGGAGATGGACCGGCAATGGGCGCGCTCCGCCACGTTGCCGGGCAGGAAGCCCGCCTCCGGGAATGTCTCGGCAAGATACTCGGCAATGGCCAGCGTGTCCCAGACGACCACGTCGCCGTGGCGCAGGCGCGGCACCAGGAAGGACGGCGACAGGTGCAGCAGCTCGGCCCGGCTGGTGGCGTCCGCGCCCGACAGGACCTCGGTCTCGAAGTCGAGACCCGCCATACGACAGATCAGCCAGCCTCGCAGGGACCAGGAGGAATAGTTGCGGCTCGAGATGGTGAGCGTAGCGGCCGTCATCGTCCAACCCCGGGCGCGTCGCCGATCATGCGGTCTGCGGTGCCCGATCCAAGACTCGTGCCGGATGAAGCGGGCGAATCACCATCCCGCCCGATTCTACTCCCGTCGCAGCAGCGCCGCGACCTCCGCCTCCTCGGAGGCCGACAGGTTCCGGACCGGCGCCGCCGGCCGACGGCGCGCGAGGCGCCAGATACCGAACCCGCCGAACAGCACTGCCAGCACCGGGGTCAGCCACAGCAGAAGGGTGTGCAACGCGAAGACCGGGCGCAGCAGCACGAACTCGCCGTAGCGGGCCACGACGTAGTCGCGTACCGCCGTGTCGCTATCGCCCTTCTCCAGCCGCTCGCGGACGATCAGGCGCAGGTCCTTGGCGAGCGGCGCATCGGAATCGTCGATCGACTGGTTCTGGCAGACCAGGCAGCGCAGCTCGGCCGAGATCTCCCGAGCGCGGTGCTCCAGCGCCGGATCCTTCAGCACTTCGTCAGGCTGGACGGCCTGGGCGGGGGCTGCGAGCGCGGCGAGCAGAAGGAACGCGACGCCGACGCGGACGCGCCCCTGCCCTACCCCCTGTGCGGGGGAGGGTACCCTGCGCAGCAGGGAGGACGAGGGGCAGCGCGACGCGACGGGTTTCGGCATCCGGCGCGACATATCCGGAACCGTCGCGCCCTTCTCCCGACCCTCCCCCGGAGAGGGGTGAGGGAGAGTTGCGGAAGCCTTCATCTCCGTCGTCACTCGGCCGGCACCGCGGCCGGGAGCGGCCGCGCCTTCGCCTTGGCGGGGACGCCGACGCGCATCCGTCGATCGGTGAGCGAGAGACCGCCGCCCACGGCCATGACCACGGCTCCCAGCCAGATCAGCAGCACCAGCGGCTTGTAGTACAGCCGCAGGCCGACACCGCCGTCCTGGCTCATCTCGCCGAGGCTGGCATAGACCTGACTGGCACCGATCGTCAGCAGCCCGGATTCCGTCACCGCCATCTTGCGGCTCGGGTAGAAGCGCTTGCCGGTATCCACGTGCCCGACCTCGTCGCCGGAGCGGGTCCGGATCGTCAGGCTGGCGGCGGCCTCCTCGTAGTTGGGACCCTGGCGGGGGCCGACGCTGTCGAGGGTCGCCACGTAGGGCCCGGTTGCCAGGCTCTGGCCGGGCTTGAGGGTCGCCAGCCCCTCGGTGGCCCAGCCCTGGGCGGCGATGCCCAGCACCACGACGCCGACGCCGGCATGGGCGAGCGCGGTGCCCCAGGCCGAGCGCGGCAGGCCGACGGCGCGGCGCCCGATCTGACCGAGCGAGCGCGCCCGGCTGGCGCCGTAGCCGCGGGCCCGCGACACGACCTCCAGCGCGGAGCCGATCAACAGGTAGGCACCGAGCCCGATCCCGACCGGCGCCATGACCGGGCCTCCCCAGGTCAGGGCCAGCACCGCGAAGCCGACGACCAGGGCCACCGCGAGCGCGGCGAACAGGCGCTGGGCCGCGGCGAGCACGTCGCCGCGCTTCCAGGCGAGCGCCTGCCCGAAGGGCACGATCAGCAGGAGCGGGATCGCGAGCGGGACGAAGGTGGAATTGAAGAAGGGCGGCCCAACCGTGATCTTCTCGCCGGTCAGCATCTCCAGCAGCAGCGGGTACAGGGTGCCGACCAGCACGGTGGCGCAGGCGGCCACCAGGAAGAGGTTGTTGAGGACGAGCGAGCCCTCGCGGGAAATCGGCGCGAACAGGCCGCCCTGCCGCAGCAGCGGCGCCCGCCACGCGAACAGCGTCAGCGAGCCGCCGATGAACAGCACCAGGATCGCCAGGATGAACACGCCGCGGGTCGGATCGGTGGCGAAGGAATGCACCGAGGTGATCACGCCCGAGCGGACCAGGAAGGTCCCGATCAGCGAGAGCGAGAAGGTCAGGATGGCGAGCAGGACCGTCCAGACCTTCAGGGCGTCGCGCTTCTCCATCACCACGGTGGAGTGCAGCAGCGCAGTGCCGGCGATCCACGGCATCAGGGAGGCGTTCTCCACCGGATCCCAGAACCACCAGCCGCCCCAGCCGAGCTCGTAATAGGCCCAGTAGGAACCCATCGCGATGCCGAGGGTCAGGAAGCACCACGCGGTCAGCGTCCAGGGGCGCACCGCCCGCGCCCAGACAGCATCGATGCGCCCGTCGATCAGCGCGGCCACCGCGAAGGCGAAGCTGATCGAGAAGCCGACATAGCCGACGTAGAGGAGCGGCGGGTGGATCGCCAACCCGACATCCTGCAGCA from Methylobacterium sp. PvR107 encodes:
- a CDS encoding formate dehydrogenase subunit gamma is translated as MARHEPWSAERATGIIAGHTHLEGATLPILHALQETFGYVDSGAVPLIADALNLSRAEVHGCITFYHDFRAHPAGRHEVKLCRAEACQAMGSDELHREILGRLGCGWHETTADGGATVEPVYCLGLCANGPAALVDGEPVAHLTADALEAALAEVRQ
- a CDS encoding cytochrome c-type biogenesis protein: MPKPVASRCPSSSLLRRVPSPAQGVGQGRVRVGVAFLLLAALAAPAQAVQPDEVLKDPALEHRAREISAELRCLVCQNQSIDDSDAPLAKDLRLIVRERLEKGDSDTAVRDYVVARYGEFVLLRPVFALHTLLLWLTPVLAVLFGGFGIWRLARRRPAAPVRNLSASEEAEVAALLRRE
- a CDS encoding heme lyase CcmF/NrfE family subunit, translated to MIVETGHFALALALAISLVQMVMPIWAARTGDPALRQTASQAALGAFACVLFAFAALTWAHVTSDFSVQNVVENSHTQKPLIYKISGVWGNHEGSMLLWVLILTLFGACVAVAKNSVPPRLRASTLGVQGLITFVFLLFIITTSNPFSRVIPAPVEGNDLNPLLQDVGLAIHPPLLYVGYVGFSISFAFAVAALIDGRIDAVWARAVRPWTLTAWCFLTLGIAMGSYWAYYELGWGGWWFWDPVENASLMPWIAGTALLHSTVVMEKRDALKVWTVLLAILTFSLSLIGTFLVRSGVITSVHSFATDPTRGVFILAILVLFIGGSLTLFAWRAPLLRQGGLFAPISREGSLVLNNLFLVAACATVLVGTLYPLLLEMLTGEKITVGPPFFNSTFVPLAIPLLLIVPFGQALAWKRGDVLAAAQRLFAALAVALVVGFAVLALTWGGPVMAPVGIGLGAYLLIGSALEVVSRARGYGASRARSLGQIGRRAVGLPRSAWGTALAHAGVGVVVLGIAAQGWATEGLATLKPGQSLATGPYVATLDSVGPRQGPNYEEAAASLTIRTRSGDEVGHVDTGKRFYPSRKMAVTESGLLTIGASQVYASLGEMSQDGGVGLRLYYKPLVLLIWLGAVVMAVGGGLSLTDRRMRVGVPAKAKARPLPAAVPAE
- the fdhF gene encoding formate dehydrogenase subunit alpha, which translates into the protein MGLIKEIDYGTPIRVAEQTVTLTIDGMSVTVPAGTSVMAAAMHAGTQIPKLCATDSLEPFGSCRLCLVEIEGRRGTPASCTTPAENGMVVHTQNEKLAKLRKGVMELYISDHPLDCLTCAANGDCELQTQAGVVGLRDVRYGYEGDNHVRPSSEKYLPKDESNPYFTYDPSKCIVCNRCVRACEEVQGTFALTIAGRGFDSRVAAGPTNFFESECVSCGACVQACPTATLQEKSIHEFGQPEHAEVTTCAYCGVGCSFKAEMQGERVVRMVPYKGGKANEGHSCVKGRFAYGYATHKDRITKPMIREKITDPWREVSWDEAIDRAASEFKRIQAKYGKDSVGGITSSRCTNEEAYLVQKLVRAAFGNNNVDTCARVCHSPTGYGLMSTLGTSAGTQDFKSVEKSDVILVIGANPTDGHPVFGSRMKKRLREGAKLIVADPRKIDLVKSPHIKADYHLPLKPGSNVAFINALAHVIVTEGLVDEAYVRDRCDLAEFESWARFIADQRHSPEAQQQFTGLDPAEVRGAARLYAKGGAAGIYYGLGVTEHSQGSTMVMGMANIAMATGNIGKLGAGVNPLRGQNNVQGSCDMGSFPHELTGYRHVSDDATRESFEALWGAKLDSAPGLRITNMLDEAVEGSFKGMYIQGEDIAQSDPDTHHVTSGLMAMECIVVQDLFLNETAKYAHVFLPGASFLEKDGTFTNAERRISRVRKVMAPMGGYGDWEGTVLLSNALGYPMNYSHPSEIMDEIASLTPSFTGVSYAKLDELGSVQWPCNENAPLGTPMMHVDRFVRGKGRFMITEFVATEERTGAKFPLILTTGRILSQYNVGAQTRRTENSRWHEEDVLEIHPFDAELRGIVDGDLVALESRSGDIALKARISERMQPGVVYTTFHHAKTGANVITTDYSDWATNCPEYKVTAVQVRRTNRPSDWQAKFYEEDFSLTRIAQTLDAAE
- a CDS encoding formate dehydrogenase subunit delta, with the protein product MSAVTQADKLVRMANQIATFFRSYPEEEAVAGIQKHIKAFWTPKMIAHLEAALPEQGDRVDSYVRRALHGEEPAADSPVRPATRDPQLAGAGASDAG
- a CDS encoding formate dehydrogenase beta subunit: MSVTLYVPRDAVALGLGANKVARALFASAERRGLDVTIVRTGSRGLFWLEPMVEVGTPEGRVAYGPVTVKDVDALLDAGLATGGDHPLRLGDPEKIPYLARQQRLTFHRCGVVDPVSVDDYRTHGGYRGLEAALRLDAEGIVAAVRDSGLRGRGGAGFPAGIKWNTVMLAKADQKYVVCNADEGDSGTFADRMMMEGDPFNLIEGMTIAGMATGATRGYIYLRSEYPQAFATLKEAIANGVTAGVLGDNILGSGKSFHLEVRLGAGAYICGEETSLLESLEGKRGIVRAKPPIPALKGFLGKPTLVNNVMTFTAVPWILENGARAYADYGMGRSLGTLPIQLAGNVKHGGLIEMAFGITLRQVIEDFGGGTRSGRPVRAVQVGGPLGAYFPDHLLDTPLDYEAMAAKKGLVGHGGIVVFDDTVDMAAQARFAFEFCATESCGKCTPCRIGATRGVETMDKVIAGIRPEANLKLVEDLCEVMTDGSLCAMGGLTPMPVMSALTHFPEDFRRASDLPAAAE
- a CDS encoding OFA family MFS transporter produces the protein MSLGVTGAVAPDVAPGLLSRERIVAKPGFNRWLVPPAALAIHLCIGMAYGLSVFWLPLTRALSVGKPAAAACADMGVMTALFTTTCDWRVSDLVTVFSIGIVVLGLSAALFGGWLERAGPRKAGIVAALCWGGGFLIGALGVYVHQLWLIWLGMGLIGGIGLGLGYISPVSTLIKWFPDRRGMATGMAIMGFGGGAMIGSPLADSLIKSFRTADSAGVWQTLAVMGVGYILFMLGGAFGYRVPPAGWRPDGWTAPAAKNAMIASGHVHLRDAHKTVQFWMIWLVLFLNVSAGIGVLALASPMLQEIFGGELIGLPGTGFSALDASQKAQVAAIAAGFVGLLSLFNILGRFFWASMSDRIGRKVTYAIFFALGGVLYAAAPWAAGIGSQALFVAFFCVILSMYGGGFATVPAYLADVFGTQFVGAIHGRLLTAWSMAGIVGPFVITKIREAQIAAGVQGADLYGRTMYVLAGFLVAGFLCNLLVRPLAQSWFMSDSERAALDVRTGANVSGRSGSFGIGRGGFSLGAAVAWAVVGIPIVWGIGITLSKAFILFR
- a CDS encoding glutathione S-transferase family protein, coding for MTAATLTISSRNYSSWSLRGWLICRMAGLDFETEVLSGADATSRAELLHLSPSFLVPRLRHGDVVVWDTLAIAEYLAETFPEAGFLPGNVAERAHCRSISGEMHSGFVNLRSALPMNLRAFHPDFRVFNGAKADIERIVTIFDDCLDRYAGPFLFGDRPCLADAMYAPVCTRFRTYDVALPPRAAAYRDTILHWPLMVEWAEAAADEPDEIEELEMEF